From the genome of Vicia villosa cultivar HV-30 ecotype Madison, WI unplaced genomic scaffold, Vvil1.0 ctg.000412F_1_1_3, whole genome shotgun sequence:
CGACCACAACTACATGCTAGTCATTTCAGCATAAACCCTTCAATGTTATTCACTGAAAATTTATCAGTTTGAAATAGTAATAATTGTATAATTTAAGTAAATCTAAAATCCTTAAAACAACAATATGAATGATAATGttgaaataaatatatttgatGACTCTCTAAATGAAGAATGTCATCAATCTAAATAATTATTTCAGCACAACCCAGGAGAGCTTCAAATCTGGTCAATGCCAAAGCTTCATGCAGAACCCTGCGGGTACTGATGATCTCTTGTTTGACATGCATTCGGAGAAGGTGTCCACAAGTTGCTCTGCAAGAGAAGCTGGATCTTCAAGAAATGTATCTACATATATTTTCACAATCCTTATTTCTTCAGGGGTTGCTCTTAAGCTGTACCATGTCAGAAATTTCTGCCTGAAGttcttctcaatgtgtccttcaCACTCTAACCATCTTATCACCTTCACATAATACTCAAGATCCCGCTCTGGAAAACCATTAGCCTCGCAGCCCTCGTTTTTCCTTTCACCACTTCTCTTCTTGGGTTTGCTTCCATCTCGAGGGCCACTCCTTTTCCCAGGTCCTTTTTCTAGATCTTTGCTACTGAATTTGGATCTACCTCTTTTTCCTAGACCATCTTTAAGTATTTCCAACCTGCTGGGAGTATTAGGCAAGCTCCCTTCTGAGCAACCTACTAACGGCACACACTCCCTTCCCGTTGGAACTGACCCATCATCAGTGCTTATGTCCTCAGTTACTTGTTCCTCTTGTGAATGCTTGTTTTCAAGCTTTAGTACATCTGAACTAGGTATTGTGTTGCTAGTCATTCCCACAGCAGCTTGCTTGTCTGACAAGGAATCTGTATCGGTGGGAAGTCCCACTCCACCCAATTTGGAACAATTAATAACATCATTTGATTGATTACCAGAAGCAAGCTGGTCACTATCCTTGTGATAAGAAGGATAATTATCTGATCGATTATCAGTCTGGTCGCTATGATTAGTTTCATCTTCCAcagatgagggattggaaaggCTGCTACAGTTGGTTACTGGGCTCTGACTTCTTTCCGTTGCTGAGCAATTTGGGACGTCATCCTCACCATGCTCTGTTGAGACTTGAACTTCGCACATACGTGACTTCCTCAAATCATTGGAAACAAATTTCAAACTGTATTCTGTAGCTGGAAGTAGATCCCTGATGCTCAGCTTTCTATTTGGTAGGAGAGTTGTGCAAGTCGGGTCCAATGGATAGTTCACATCACCGGCTTTACGATGCCACACGGCGTAACCGGCATTATTTTCTCCAGAAGAATCTTCCAAACACAAAAGAACAGTGAGGGATGTTGCGGTGACATCTTCGAACTTTACCATATTTATATTTGGAGTTAGTAAACTTGCATCTGAAAATGTAAACAAAGACTGGTCAGTTACCTTATGTGAGAGTGTAAACACAAATAAGTTCGTGAACACTGTCACACATGGTCAAGAGTTTTAATTTTTGTACCTCCACCAATTATCAGAAGTTACATTGAATTACTCAAAATTACTTATGCTTAAACATTCTTAAATACAAAACATATTCATTGACTTACTCAAAATTACTTATGCATAAACATTCTTAAATATAAAAcatattcattcaaaattattTCTCATTATTACAATTATTCTATACCATTGTATCACTTACCATAAATGGGAGAAGTTGAGTAGTTGGTTCCATATTACAATGCTAGTCACATGGATCATCATCTAATTTTAAAATCAGTGAAAAAAAGGCAAGGTCTTTTATAAAAGAAAAGTGATTGATCACCTTGAATAGTTTGATTGGGTGATGGAGGCAAGAACCTTCTAGAAAGTATTGAATCAAGTGATTCAAGAGCAACACCGCAGAGTCTCTGAACCTCG
Proteins encoded in this window:
- the LOC131627915 gene encoding VIN3-like protein 2 isoform X2; translated protein: MEEKRALVYEISNDGASEVLQSWSRQEILQILCAEMGKERKYTGLTKLKIIENLLKIVSEKKSGGHDIATDPESHSFPATGQKPAKRQRKTENPSRLAAPENNVIVNNGGDVSNNTTYCKNSACKATLNQGDAFCKRCSCCICHQYDDNKDPSLWLICSSEAPFPGVSCGLSCHLECALKHDGSGIGKDGERTKLDGNFYCVSCGKVNDLLGCWRKQVMVAKDARRVDILCYRVSLSQKLLKGTEKHVELYKIVDEAVKKLEPEVGPLTGSPLKIGRGIVNRLSSGPEVQRLCGVALESLDSILSRRFLPPSPNQTIQDASLLTPNINMVKFEDVTATSLTVLLCLEDSSGENNAGYAVWHRKAGDVNYPLDPTCTTLLPNRKLSIRDLLPATEYSLKFVSNDLRKSRMCEVQVSTEHGEDDVPNCSATERSQSPVTNCSSLSNPSSVEDETNHSDQTDNRSDNYPSYHKDSDQLASGNQSNDVINCSKLGGVGLPTDTDSLSDKQAAVGMTSNTIPSSDVLKLENKHSQEEQVTEDISTDDGSVPTGRECVPLVGCSEGSLPNTPSRLEILKDGLGKRGRSKFSSKDLEKGPGKRSGPRDGSKPKKRSGERKNEGCEANGFPERDLEYYVKVIRWLECEGHIEKNFRQKFLTWYSLRATPEEIRIVKIYVDTFLEDPASLAEQLVDTFSECMSNKRSSVPAGFCMKLWH
- the LOC131627915 gene encoding VIN3-like protein 2 isoform X1 — protein: MAANSSFEGIALDPSKCSKLSMEEKRALVYEISNDGASEVLQSWSRQEILQILCAEMGKERKYTGLTKLKIIENLLKIVSEKKSGGHDIATDPESHSFPATGQKPAKRQRKTENPSRLAAPENNVIVNNGGDVSNNTTYCKNSACKATLNQGDAFCKRCSCCICHQYDDNKDPSLWLICSSEAPFPGVSCGLSCHLECALKHDGSGIGKDGERTKLDGNFYCVSCGKVNDLLGCWRKQVMVAKDARRVDILCYRVSLSQKLLKGTEKHVELYKIVDEAVKKLEPEVGPLTGSPLKIGRGIVNRLSSGPEVQRLCGVALESLDSILSRRFLPPSPNQTIQDASLLTPNINMVKFEDVTATSLTVLLCLEDSSGENNAGYAVWHRKAGDVNYPLDPTCTTLLPNRKLSIRDLLPATEYSLKFVSNDLRKSRMCEVQVSTEHGEDDVPNCSATERSQSPVTNCSSLSNPSSVEDETNHSDQTDNRSDNYPSYHKDSDQLASGNQSNDVINCSKLGGVGLPTDTDSLSDKQAAVGMTSNTIPSSDVLKLENKHSQEEQVTEDISTDDGSVPTGRECVPLVGCSEGSLPNTPSRLEILKDGLGKRGRSKFSSKDLEKGPGKRSGPRDGSKPKKRSGERKNEGCEANGFPERDLEYYVKVIRWLECEGHIEKNFRQKFLTWYSLRATPEEIRIVKIYVDTFLEDPASLAEQLVDTFSECMSNKRSSVPAGFCMKLWH